One window from the genome of Bufo bufo chromosome 4, aBufBuf1.1, whole genome shotgun sequence encodes:
- the LOC120999084 gene encoding extracellular calcium-sensing receptor-like, whose amino-acid sequence MIYAIEQINNNTHLLPNTTVGYAIYDTCDNIAEATKQMFTLISGSKAEAKGIPNYKCQEKFTLSAVIGESASVISIAMARILGTYRYPQISYFSSINVLSNKHEFPSFFRTIPSDTFQTTALAAIVGHFGWKWVGTLAEDNDYGNVGVQLFTEQVLRLGVCIAFSETIPLKYSKTKYLQIAKTIKQSSANVIIVFSGDTNLIPLVWEIAKQNISGRTWLASEGWSTSAFVIEKEHAHFFCGTLGLAIPIGTIPGLKSFLLQLNTQQETVDIMTKSFWEQSFLCSWPDHTNIQNNMTVCTGNEDLSSVNNTYVDVSQLRISSNVHNAVFAIAYALNIFWSCDNEPCTRGHNLEPFQLVKALKAVNFTDPTGNHHYFDKNGDPVAKYEIVNWRIGKNGFLSYKKVGNYYGSTIMDHELVIDEQMTLWNGGESQPPLSECTKGCRPGFRKSILQGQPVCCFSCIPCPDGEISNGTDFADCIQCPLDYWSNRNKDACIPKEVDYLSFGEPLGITFSVAAGLGVCQTLLITVVFIKYRNTPIVRANNLEMSFLLLFSLTLSFIGAFTFIGEPSTYLCVVRQIVFGISFVLTISCILVKTLVVILAFAMSKPNQGVMKYFRPSHQRILVGFTTIIQIVICIGFLSSTSSFTKKNRESMMTKIILECNRESELAFLVSFGYIGLLAILCFFLAFLARNLPDSFNEAKFITFSLLVFVMVWVSFIPAYISTSGKYVTAVEIFAILSSSAGLLACIFFPKCYIILLKPDKNSKKNLTGNTYLRKRI is encoded by the exons ATGATCTATGCCATAGAACAGATTAATAATAACACTCACCTGCTTCCTAATACAACAGTAGGCTATGCAATCTATGACACGTGTGATAATATAGCAGAAGCAACAAAACAGATGTTCACGCTAATCTCTGGATCCAAAGCTGAGGCAAAAGGCATACCAAACTATAAATGCCAGGAGAAGTTTACATTATCTGCTGTTATTGGCGAATCCGCTTCGGTTATATCCATAGCAATGGCGAGGATTTTGGGCACCTACCGCTATCCCCAG ATAAGCTATTTTTCCTCCATCAATGTCCTGAGTAATAAACATGAATTCCCTTCCTTTTTTCGGACTATACCAAGTGACACATTTCAAACCACTGCTTTGGCGGCCATAGTAGGGCATTTTGGCTGGAAGTGGGTGGGCACATTAGCTGAAGACAACGATTACGGGAATGTTGGAGTTCAGCTCTTCACTGAGCAGGTTTTACGACTTGGAGTCTGTATTGCATTCTCTGAGACAATTCCTTTAAAGTATTCCAAGACTAAATACTTGCAGATTGCTAAAACCATAAAGCAGTCCTCAGCAAATGTTATCATTGTGTTCTCTGGAGACACCAACCTGATACCCCTGGTTTGGGAAATAGCCAAGCAAAATATTAGTGGTAGAACTTGGCTGGCAAGTGAAGGCTGGAGCACATCGGCATTTGTTATAGAAAAGGAGCATGCccattttttttgtggcacaTTGGGACTAGCTATACCCATAGGGACCATACCAGGTCTTAAAAGTTTCCTGCTCCAGTTGAACACTCAACAGGAAACTGTAGATATAATGACAAAATCATTTTGGGAACAATCATTCTTGTGTTCCTGGCCTGATCATACTAATATACAAAACAATATGACTGTTTGTACTGGTAATGAAGATCTTTCATCGGTGAACAACACCTATGTAGATGTGTCACAGCTGAGAATAAGCTCTAATGTCCACAATGCAGTATTTGCTATTGCATATGCACTCAATATCTTCTGGTCTTGTGACAATGAACCATGTACAAGAGGGCACAACCTAGAACCCTTTCAG TTGGTAAAAGCTTTAAAAGCTGTAAATTTCACAGATCCGACTGGAAATCATCACTACTTTGACAAAAATGGAGATCCAGTGGCAAAGTATGAAATTGTTAACTGGAGGATtggaaaaaatggctttttaagcTACAAGAAGGTGGGAAACTACTATGGCAGCACAATAATGGACCATGAACTAGTGATTGATGAACAGATGACCTTGTGGAATGGGGGCGAGTCTCAG CCTCCACTATCAGAGTGCACTAAAGGCTGCAGGCCTGGATTTAGAAAAAGTATCTTGCAGGGGCAACCAGTATGCTGCTTCAGCTGTATTCCATGCCCAGATGGGGAAATATCCAATGGAACTG ACTTTGCTGACTGTATTCAATGCCCACTAGACTACTGGTCTAATAGGAATAAAGATGCATGCATTCCCAAGGAGGTAGATTACCTGTCTTTTGGAGAGCCACTTGGAATCACGTTCTCTGTTGCTGCTGGGTTGGGTGTCTGCCAAACTCTTCTGATCACAGTGGTGTTCATAAAATATAGAAATACCCCAATTGTCAGAGCCAACAACTTAGAAATGAGCTTCCTACTGCTTTTTTCATTAACATTATCTTTTATTGGGGCCTTCACTTTCATTGGAGAACCTTCCACTTACCTGTGTGTCGTTAGACAAATAGTGTTTGGCATAAGCTTTGTCTTAACTATATCATGTATCCTAGTAAAGACTTTAGTGGTCATTCTAGCTTTTGCTATGTCAAAGCCCAACCAGGGAGTGATGAAATATTTCCGCCCATCTCATCAGAGAATATTAGTTGGATTCACAACAATTATTCAGATTGTCATCTGCATTGGGTTCTTATCATCCACTTCttcttttacaaagaaaaacagggAATCTATGATGACTAAGATAATTCTAGAGTGCAACAGGGAGTCGGAGCTGGCCTTCCTAGTCTCTTTTGGCTATATTGGCCTGCTGGCAATACTTTGCTTCTTCTTAGCATTTTTGGCCAGGAACTTGCCAGACAGTTTTAATGAGGCAAAGTTTATAACATTCAGCTTATTGGTGTTTGTTATGGTCTGGGTGAGCTTCATTCCTGCTTATATCAGTACTAGTGGCAAATACGTAACGGCGGTGGAAATCTTTGCCATTCTGTCATCCTCTGCTGGATTGCTTGCATGTATATTTTTTCCTAAATGTTACATCATATTGCTAAAGCCAGATAAAAATTCAAAGAAAAACCTCACCGGAAATACCTACCTCAGAAAACGTATATGA